From Azospirillaceae bacterium, the proteins below share one genomic window:
- a CDS encoding M48 family metallopeptidase → MCAPTCIHQDHGQSPHRRNGATKAGPSRRRLLALMGGTGLLAACSAEQLGGLNLVPERQVDQMGAVQWRQMLAQRPVSRDPEANVVVRRIAARIVRAAGGDPSNWEVAVFEDRTPNAFALPGGKIGVHTGLIRLAENEDQLASVIGHEVGHVVAEHSKERVNAQAATQIGSQIAGVALGAAGLPAGPEMAALLGAGAQYGVILPFSRNHELEADRLGIEYMARAGYDPHAAVAFWRQMTAATQRQGRPPEWMSTHPSDERRIAQLEELAEQAEVLRPSRR, encoded by the coding sequence ATGTGTGCTCCCACCTGCATCCACCAGGATCACGGCCAGTCCCCCCACCGCCGCAATGGCGCGACCAAGGCCGGTCCCTCCCGGCGCCGTCTGCTGGCGTTGATGGGCGGCACCGGTCTGCTGGCCGCGTGTTCGGCCGAGCAGTTGGGCGGGCTCAATCTCGTGCCCGAGCGGCAGGTGGACCAGATGGGCGCGGTCCAGTGGCGGCAGATGCTGGCGCAGCGGCCGGTCTCCCGCGATCCGGAAGCGAACGTCGTGGTCCGCCGGATTGCGGCCCGGATCGTCCGGGCGGCCGGGGGCGACCCGAGCAATTGGGAGGTTGCGGTCTTCGAGGACCGCACCCCCAACGCCTTCGCGTTGCCGGGGGGGAAGATCGGTGTCCACACGGGGCTGATACGACTGGCCGAGAACGAGGACCAGCTTGCCAGCGTCATCGGCCACGAGGTCGGCCACGTGGTGGCCGAGCACAGCAAGGAGCGGGTGAACGCCCAGGCCGCGACCCAGATCGGCAGCCAGATCGCCGGTGTGGCCCTCGGGGCGGCGGGGCTGCCTGCCGGGCCCGAGATGGCCGCCCTCCTGGGGGCGGGGGCGCAGTACGGCGTGATCCTGCCCTTCTCGCGCAACCACGAACTGGAGGCCGACCGGCTGGGGATCGAATACATGGCCCGGGCCGGCTACGACCCGCACGCGGCCGTGGCGTTCTGGCGGCAGATGACGGCGGCGACGCAGCGCCAGGGCCGTCCGCCGGAGTGGATGAGCACGCACCCCTCCGACGAACGTCGCATCGCCCAGCTCGAGGAGTTGGCCGAGCAGGCCGAAGTGCTCCGCCCGTCCAGGAGATGA
- a CDS encoding SDR family oxidoreductase, whose protein sequence is MPQSQPFDFSGRHVFVAGGTSGINLGVAEAFAAAGAKVSVISRSPEKVQAATERLRAQGAEAAGWSADVRDYAATEAALKAAHERFGTIDVLISGAAGNFPAPALGMSPNAFRSVIEIDVLGTYHVLRAANPFLARPGASVVNISAPQAFQAWALQSHVCAAKAGVDQITRTLAVEWGPDGIRVNSVVPGPIEGTEGMKRLAADPRVAETVTRAVPAGRMGTPADIAWACMFLSSPWASYITGVVLPVDGGATLGGPFPGFRPGEWQKMAELTKRG, encoded by the coding sequence ATGCCCCAAAGCCAACCCTTCGACTTCTCCGGCCGCCATGTGTTCGTCGCCGGCGGCACCAGCGGCATCAACCTCGGCGTGGCGGAGGCGTTCGCCGCGGCCGGGGCAAAGGTGTCGGTGATCAGCCGTTCGCCCGAAAAGGTGCAGGCCGCCACGGAGCGGCTGCGGGCACAGGGGGCGGAGGCCGCCGGATGGAGCGCCGACGTCCGCGACTACGCCGCCACCGAGGCTGCGCTGAAAGCGGCGCACGAGCGGTTCGGAACCATCGACGTTCTGATCTCGGGTGCGGCCGGCAACTTCCCGGCCCCGGCGCTGGGCATGTCGCCCAATGCCTTCCGCTCGGTCATCGAGATCGACGTGCTGGGCACCTACCACGTGCTGCGCGCCGCCAACCCGTTCCTGGCAAGGCCGGGGGCCAGCGTCGTCAACATCTCCGCCCCGCAGGCCTTCCAGGCCTGGGCGCTGCAATCCCATGTCTGCGCGGCCAAGGCCGGCGTCGACCAGATCACCCGCACGCTGGCGGTGGAGTGGGGCCCGGACGGCATCCGGGTGAATTCCGTCGTCCCCGGCCCGATCGAAGGGACCGAGGGCATGAAGCGCCTGGCCGCCGACCCCAGGGTGGCCGAGACCGTCACCCGTGCGGTTCCGGCCGGGCGCATGGGCACCCCCGCCGACATCGCGTGGGCCTGCATGTTCCTGTCGAGCCCGTGGGCGTCCTACATCACCGGGGTGGTGCTGCCGGTGGACGGCGGCGCCACGCTGGGCGGCCCCTTCCCGGGTTTCCGGCCCGGCGAGTGGCAGAAGATGGCCGAATTGACGAAGAGGGGGTGA